Below is a genomic region from Neovison vison isolate M4711 chromosome 9, ASM_NN_V1, whole genome shotgun sequence.
GGTCTCGCACACGAGCGTGCCCCTGCTGCTGCGCAACTATTCACACTACTTCCAGCACGCTCGAGACACGCTCTACGtggtgtgggggcagggcaggcacatgGACCGGGCGCTCGGCGGCCGCACCTACCGCACGCTGCTGCAGCTCACCGAGATGTACCCAGGCCTGCAGGTGTACACCTTCACCGAGCGCATGATGGCCTACTGCGACCAGGTCTTCCAGGATGAGACGGGCAAGAACCGGTGAGCCTGGCTCTGGCCCGCCGGGGTGGCCCTCCCTGCCggcaggggcggggcaggggacATGACTTCTCTACTGAGTTCTTGTCCATGAGGGTCTGCTCCATCAGGCACTGGGGGAGGGTCAGCTGTGTTGGGGGCAGATGTGCTCCTGCCCCTGATGGGGGACAGAAGCAGGACTGTCATTCATTGAGTTAGCACATAAATGAAAAGTCCCCAGGGGTGGTGAGGGCTGTTTGGCTTTGCAAGCACAAGATCGGGGAGCATTGCCACGTGGGAGAATGTCGGGGAGCTCTTCCTTCTGGAGGGGATACTCCCTGAGATCTGGATTGGTCTCTGAAGTCCCTGCCAGATAAGAAATTAACAGTTAACAGTAGGAACAGCCCTCTGCATGCACTAGGCACTAAGTTAAGGACTCTGCAAGGAAGACCTCATTTTATCCCACACTCAGAACACCTGCCCCCTCCGCACACTGgctccaccccctcacccccaccccaactcagGAAATACAGCTGCCAGCCTCTGGTTTCCAAGCCAGAGGCTTGGGCTTTGCACCTGACTCCTTTCATTGCATCACCTGACATATATCGTGGGCTCTTGACTCTCCTTTTGTGCCAGAGGTGCCACCTTGACTTAAGTCAGcattcctccccctgccccccactcttcTAGCACCCTCTCGCTGCTGCCTTTCTGGCCTCCTGTTGTCTGAGCACCAACTGCCCCCAGTGAATTCATCCCATTTGTGGCCTGCCCTCAACCTGACAGCAGATTTACTTTcatgtcctcccctcccctggccttCAGGTCTCCTATGATCTGGCCCCTGCCTGTCTATGATCTCATCATCTCCCCTCACTCAGCCTGCCCCAGCCATCTGGGCTTCCTCAGAAGGAGGCCTTGCAcaggctgttccctctgtctagaatgttcttcctccATATCTCCCTATGACTGACTCTTTGGTATTCAGATCTGGATGggatgtcacctcctcagagaagccctccTTGACCACTCCACCTGAAGGTGTACCTCCCTGCCCAACATTTTTTGTCCCCTTCCTTTGTCTCCTTGTCTTCTTCACagttctgccccctcccctgtgaATGTTAGCACTGGCTATGGCAGGTTCCtggccagcacagggcctgggagGTATGAAGTTTGAAGGAGTGAGCCACCGCATAAGCCCTCTGTCAGGGTGGAGGTGAGCGGCTCTTGGCTAGGAGAGCAATAGCGCTGGAGGGCTGGGCTGCCCACACAGCCCCTTGCTCCCAGGTGGGTATGGAGGAATGTGGGAGGTGCTGAGCGGACAGTGTTCCCTCCCCATAATTATCTATAattctccccatttcacagatgggtcAGTAAGCCCCAGAGAGGTTTAGGGGCAAACCTGATACTGTAGAGCAGATGCAGGGTTTGAATTGGAGACCATCTGACTCCAGaaaaccatctttttttctttttaagattttatttattcacttgagagagagagagagagggagagagcacggacagcgggagaggcagagggagagggggaagcagactccccactgagccgggagtccggtatggggctccatcccaggacctggagctcaggacctgagccgaaggcagacgctcaaccatctgagccacccaggtgcctctccagACAACTGTCTTGCCCACTTTCAGCCACTGTGCTCTATGGCCTCCCACCACCTCCCTAGGCTTGGTCCCTTAGATGAGCAGAAGTTGTGACCAGGGTCCCCCCTCCATCATTTGGGGCTTTGCTCCAGTCCTGTGTGGGTGTGAGGGGCTGACCGGGCCTGGGGTTGCATCCAACTCCACCTGTTGCCTGCTGCTCCTCTCAGGCtggctctgtcccctccccagcctccccctggGTCCCCTCTGTGGGGGTCAAGGTGGGGGCCCTTGGCTGGGAGGGTAGCGAGCGCTGCGTCCTGAGAGAGCTGAGGTGGGGCCTGTCCCACAGCCCCTTGCTCCAGCGTGAGCCGGGGAAGCGGCCGGGCTGACCGTTCTCCTTCCTCCCAGGAGGCAGTCGGGTTCCTTTCTCAGCACCGGCTGGTTCACCATGATCCTGGCCCTGGAGCTGTGTGAGGAGATCGTGGTCTATGGAATGGTCAGCGACAGCTACTGCAGGTCAGGCCGCCCAGGTCCTGGGCGGGAGGAAAGCCTGGGGCGGGGAGGACCATGGGCAaccaccgccccccaccaccaccatcctggctcagcctggagtctcCCCAGTAGGCAGCCAAGACTCAGACACCCCTTGGGCCCGGTGCCTGGTGGGAAGGAGCCCAGCTTCATGATcagcctctgtgactttgggccagACATGCCACCTCCCAGGGCCTCCGTTACCTcatgtataaaagaaaataatcacagcTTCCCGAGAAGGTGGAAGCAAGATTTAGAGAAAGAATAGTCTACCAAAGTGCTTAGAATGGCATTGTCGGGTGCCGGCTGATACGCCCGTCCGGGATAGATCACATCTGACCTGTCACCATCAGTACAGTGATGCTCCCGCATTACCGTGAGTGACACGCGTGGAGTGTGCCAGTGGGGTCCCCGATCTtgatcttcctttctctttggagTGTGCTTGATGAGCCCGTGGATGAGATGACAGGAGCCTGTGTGCCCTCTGCCATGGTCCCTGCGGTTTGCcatcttgatctttttttttttttttaaagattttatttatttatttgacacacagagacagatcacaagtagatggagaggcaggcagagagagagagggaagcaggctccctgctgagcagagaacccattgtgggtctccatcccaggatcctgagaccatgacctgagccgaaggcagaggcttaaccctctgagccacccaggcgccccttgcagtCTTGATCTTGTTGGACCTGCGGTCTCGCGTGCCcatgtccattttatagatgggttATTTATGCTCGGAGCGTCTGCCTCTGGCCCGGCGTCAGCCACCTCGCCAGAGGCAGATCCAGGGTCAAACTCTGGCCTTTGGGATCCATGGGCTGCCCCGCTTCTCCCCTGTCTGTGCTGGCCTTCCCTGGGGCGGGTGTGGGGCTCCGTGGGAGTCCCCGGTGAGGCATGGCCAGGGTAGGCGGCAGCAGGTGGTCGGAGGTGGGCGAGTTCCGTACCCCACGCCTGTCCCTCTTCCCCGCCCACAGGGAGGAGAGCCACCCCTCGGTGCCTTACCACTACTTTGAGAAGGGCCGGCTGGACGAGTGTCAGATGTACCTGGCACACGAACGGGCGCCCCGCAGCGCCCACCGCTTCATCACCGAGAAGGCCGTGTTCTCCCGCTGGGCCAAGAAGAGGCCCATCGTGTTCGCCCACCCATCATGGAGGACCCAGTAGCCGTGTCACCTGGCCGGCCGCCACGCCTTCACCGGGCCTCTGTTGCACACGCCaccaaaaacatttaatttatggATCCTGTCTCATGCCTTGTGGACCTAAGGTCCCTTCTTGTCCTACCCTGGGGACACTTGGAGCACTTTTTAGGGCTCCGGACTtgatggaggagaaggggaaaactCTGGTGAACTTTGTGCCCTCCTCCGCACCCCGCTCCCTGAGTCCTCCAAATCTTCATTTTGGGTTCATCCCTTCTCTGGGTCTGTCCAGTGGCCTTTGCCCCGGGGCCGATGGCCCCCGCCACTCACCAGCATTGTGATCTTGGATCCTGCAACAGCTCTGTCCCTCTTCACTGTCCCCCTCCATTTGCCTTTGGTGCCACACTTCCCAGGCTGGTTGTCCTGGTCAGGACAGCCCAGAGCATGGGGTTCATTGGGCAAAGGGGCCTTTGAGCTGTGACTGCCAGGGCCACCTCTGGAGTGTACGGGTAAACGAATGTTTTCTGGAAGCCTGTCTGAAGTGTGGTCATGTGTCTGGGGGTGGGGATTAGGGCTCCTCTCCCTGCCACAGCCCCATAACCTGTTGACTCAAGGGCAGGATGAGTCCTCGGGCTCCTGCCCAGACCCACAGCTGGCTGGGCCTCTGGCTGTTTAATCTACCCCCGTGTTTCTTCCCCGGGAGCCTACCTGCTTCCCCACCAGGCCAGGAGCTCTGGCCGCCTGGCTGTACTGGGCTCAGGGAATGCCCCAACTTAGAGGCTTCCAGGGGACCCCTTGTCCTGCATCAGTGGGAGGAGAGCCGAGGGCCTGGGAGGAAATGACTCAGGGTGGGATGGAAACTGCTCCACCCAATGTCGTCTCCCCGGTCCGTGGGTTAAATTCCAAGGATCTTACCAACAAAATTCCCTATTAACTCTGGAGTTGATCACACAGCAGGAAAGGGAGGCGGAGGGCAGGCCCCTGGCTTTCCGTCTCTCAGTTTTAGTTTTGTCATCCAgaaggtgggagaagcagacccacCAGTAAACCTTTAGCGAATGCCAGTGAGCAAGGGTCTGTCGCCACCCTGGGAGGAGGAGGGTACTgttagcccattttacagagaaggagaagccacTGGCTGAGCCAGGATACAACTAGCCAGGCCCAGTGCCTGGGCCCTGCACTAAGGGGCTGGGAAGAGACCCCAGAGGTCTTCACTacgtctccctccctccttccctccttccttcatctGAGACCAGGAGACGAAAGGAgaaccaggaccccaggaccttgggctcTCAGATGGAATGGAGTCCTGGAGTTCTAGCTCCCTGCCCCAGGGTTTGGGGCCTGCTTTATGGGCCTATAAACTGGACAGCTGTTCAGAGTCCTATGCTTATCATAATACTCCGCTATTGTCAGCTTGAAATTCTTACTATGTTTTTTAAGAAGGGGCTGCAGATTTTCACTTTGCACTGGACCCCCACAGATCACGGGGCCAGTCATGCCAGGGAGTCTGGATGACCCAGCACGCTTCCCCTCCTGCCCGCAGCCTTCTCCAGAGAGGCTGGAGACCTGGCACCTGGCCCACAGCCCTGCCTTTTGtgccctgcctcccccctccccagtgcCAGGCAGACCCAGAAGCCTCTGCAGgcgtgggaggagggaggagggaggagagcccCGAGCTGGGAAGTAGAGAGGAGCAGGCTGCTGGCCACACCCCAGCTGCTGGCCTGGCAGGAGCCTGTGCCTGGGCACAGGTACTGGGCAGAGGTAAGGGTGGGATGTAACCCGGCAGGCAGAGGGTTGGGAGGGGAGATCCTAGGCTCAGAGGGATGGCTCTGGAACAGAACCTGGCCTCTCTCCGGCTCCTGCTGTGGAATGCTGACAAATTAATGCCTTCCTccaggcctcagcttcctcatctgtaaaaggtaTTAAAGGAGTccctactggggtgcctggcgggctcagttggtagagcgtgcggctcttgatctcagggtcatgagttcaagccccaagtaggCATGgaacctccttaaaaaaaaagaggaaaaaaaagtagtcCCTCCCCATGGGATTTTATGAATTCAGAGAGATGGCCCCAGGGCTGGCACTTGATAGGTGGGTCCGGTCATTTTCAAAGGGATCTCCCTGGCTAACCCAGCCCTGCCCTTGGCAGGGACAGAGGCGCTACAAGACCGCTCAGCCCCATcagctgcctccctgcccacAGCCTCATCCCCCGTCTCCAAGGACCAGAGATGGTTCTGATAGGATTTGAACTCACCCCCCTCCCAAGGGGTTGCCGCCTCCTCCTGCTCCGTCCCCCCGGGAGATGCTGGCTCAGCCCCTGGGCCCAGTGCACAGAGGAATCTCTGTCCTGGTCCTGCCCCCGGGTGGGATGTTTTTTGCTGGGTTGGCCTAAATAATGTGTCTTTCTGGGGTGGTGACTTGGCAGGAATACTCCATCGGCTACTTTCTCCGGGCCAAGGAGGGTGACCCCTGGCTGCTCCGGTGACTGGTTCCGGGCCTGCTGAAGGCTCTCTGAGGCAGCCCCTTCTCGGCCACTGGAGTTCCAGCAGCTTCTGAGAGGTGAGCTGGGGGCAGGAGCTTCCTCCCACCTCTGAGGGGTGTTGGGGGGCTAGGGCACCATGGTGCACGGTCCCTCTTTGGGGCCCTGTTTTCCTGTCTACAGCCCTGCCCCTTTGTCCCCTTAGCAGGCCTGCTGGGGACTCATCTACTTCATCCTGAGGTCAGAGGGAAGGCTAGGTGAGTCTCATAGCCTAGAAGCGCTGGTGTCATTAGGGGTCTGTTCTCAGAAGGAACCTGGGGCCAGGCCAGGAACTCACACTCAAACCTCATCTAGGCAGATGAAGAGAAGATGACAGGTTCTTCTGGACACCAGTGGGCTCCTGTGCCCAGGTCACCGGGCCCCCTGACCACTCCAGCCTGCTATTTAGAACCAGCTGCTTCCTGGTTGCAGACCCGTTGCCCAGGTCTCGGGAACACGGGCTTATAGAGAGCTCCTGTGTGCAGGTCCACACCCGCTGGGGACTCCCACTGGTCTCTCTTCCGGAAGCCCTTCCCTTGGGCTCCTTCTCTAGCTGGAGGGAAAGAGGCTCCAGCTTTCAGGCTTGGGTCCCACACTGGATCTGCCCAGGAGGTAGTGGGGAGACGGGGGCAGGTGTGGACCCATCTATGGGCCTTGGTTTTAGTCCATGTAAACTGAGAGCTTTGGTGGTGGGTGAGGAGGTCCTGGTGGGCTCTTCCTAGGGCAAAGATTGCTAAGGGTTCAGAAGGGAGAGTGGTCACACTCAGGATGCCCACTCTGGGACAGGAAGGCCTGACGCAGAGGCCACCTCTGCCTGACCATGGACGGGCAGCCCGGTGGGGAGGACCCGCTCCGGGCAGGTTTCAGGGTAGCTCCAGCACTGGCCAGCCATCCATGAAAGTCCTGCTGTGGGCGTGAGGCAGGCCTGGGGCTTCGGGGCAGAACGGCTCATGGTTATTCAGTAGACAAGCGTGGGGGAATCCCAGCCTGGGCATCTGCCCACACCCGAGCCTTACTTTCTCCCTCTGAAGTGTAGTGCCCATCtcataattcattttaattcGGGGAGGTCTGTCtgcaaagtgcttagcacaggaGAAAGCACCCGACATCCCAGAGCTGTTCTTCTTACCCTGGTGATTACTGACTCGGTTGTTCTTGTTCTTGGGGCCCAGGGAAGGGAAGCTGACCCTGAAGCAGAGCCTCCTGGAATCAGTCTGGGCCCAGAGACATGGCAGGCCTGAGGGGGGAGCTCCAGGTCCGGATTTGGTCCAGGAGCTGGGCTGTTGCACTCTTGATTTCCAGAGTCCGTGTCATTGGCCTGGGGCAGGAAGCAGAGCTGGGGACAGGACGCCCCCGCCTCTCGTACAGCCTCCAACCTGCGGGGTGACTTTGGACAAGGGGCTGCTCTCTGAACCCCCAACATCAGCCTTCCCACTGGACAGCCCTATTCCCTACCCTGTGGTTTTCTGTCCCCGGGCTGGCAGGGCGAGGTTTGGGGGCTGGAGTGGAGTGGGGCTCAGGAAGCACATAGAGGTGGACAGCAGGGGGGGCAAGAGGCCTTGAATCCACCTTTGgctctccccactgagcccccctGCCCAGTGGGGGTCCCTCCACAGCCTTGAAGACGAACCTTGtgtcctccctccaccccacttttgttttaatggaacACAAAGTAGTATTAACAAATGACTCCATTGTGAACAGCCTGGAACTTAACAAAGCAAAAAGTGAAGGTAACACCTACCCCTCCTGCCCTGTGTCTATTCTCCAGGGGGAACTCCTGCCAGTAGTCCAGTATGGATTCTTCCAGACCTTTTGTGTGCATTTACAATTCTACAGATATAGATAGttgtattttttagaaattgtGTTATagatgcagtttatttttttataagttaaaaactcagtttttaagtataaaaacatTGTGTAGCCACTATCTTAAAATTTCTGTAAAATACAGTTAAGCacccccccaaaacacaaaaaaacaaaagcagctcataaTTTTATCATTCCAGAAatgaccactta
It encodes:
- the ST6GALNAC4 gene encoding alpha-N-acetyl-neuraminyl-2,3-beta-galactosyl-1,3-N-acetyl-galactosaminide alpha-2,6-sialyltransferase, yielding MKAPGRLLLVILCSLGFSAAYILLCCWACLPFCLASCLAAQPSTNSRPTVPGPLHFSGYSSVPDGKPLVRDPCRSCAVVSSSGQMLGSGLGAEIDSAECVLRMNQAPTVGFEADVGRRSTLRVVSHTSVPLLLRNYSHYFQHARDTLYVVWGQGRHMDRALGGRTYRTLLQLTEMYPGLQVYTFTERMMAYCDQVFQDETGKNRRQSGSFLSTGWFTMILALELCEEIVVYGMVSDSYCREESHPSVPYHYFEKGRLDECQMYLAHERAPRSAHRFITEKAVFSRWAKKRPIVFAHPSWRTQ